AACTCCCACGCCAATGATACCTCCTGTGATGACATGCGTAGTAGAAACAGGTATTCCGAAATGTTCGGCTACATAGAGTGTGATAGCACCGGCAGTTTCTGCTCCTACACCCTCCAAAGAGTTTACTCTGGTAATTTTGGAACCCATTGTTTTAATGATTTTCCATCCGCCCGACATCGTTCCGAGTCCTATTACAACAAAACTCACTAAGGGAACCCAGCCCCATTCTTCAACAAAGTGTCCAAATTGGTCCGGAGCATTAACCCATTCTGTGTGCCCTCCCTGAACATGGTAATAAATTACGGCAGCACCAATAATACCCATTACTTTTTGTGCATCGTTGGCGCCATGCCCTAAGCTAAACAAAGCAGAAGATACGAGTTGAAGCCCTCTAAACCATTTTTCTGCCTTATAGAATACTGTATTTCGGCAAATCCACATGATGGCAACGGTAATAAAATAAGCGATAACGAGCCCGATATTGGGTGCCAGAAAAATAAAAAGTACGATGGGGATTACTTTGGCGTAATTGACCACATCTCCCATATCACCACCCGACATGTATGCATGCATGAGTGCCGCACCCATAAAACCTCCAATAAGGGTATGCGAGGAAGAAGAAGGGATACCGAATTTCCATGTTATCAGACTCCATGATATAGCAGCTAATAAACCGGCTAAAATAACCTCAAGATTAATAAAATCGGGGTGTACAGTTTTGGCAATGGTATTTCCTATTTTAAATCCCCCTATCCAATATAGAGAAATAAAATACGCCATAAAATTGAAAAATGCAGCCCATAAAACCGCCTGTAAAGGAGTTAGAACACGTGTGGCAACTATTGTGGCAATAGAATTGGCAGCGTCATGAAAGCCATTTAGATAATCAAAGACAAGAGCTACAACGATGACGATGGTTAATAATGTTAATTCCATTATGAATATTTAACCGAAATAGCTTCCAAAACATGGGAGACACTTTTGCATTTGTCTGTTGCAGATTCTAAAGCGGAAAGAACTTCTTTGTATTGAATAATCTTTTTTGCATCTGTTTCATTCTCAAATAGTTTCTCTATCGCTTTATCAAATATCTCATCCGCTTTTGTTTCAAGTTTGTTTATTTTTTTACAATTAACGGCTACCCTGTCAAACCTATGGTCTCTAAGGTCAATGACACATTCTGCAATAAGTTTTGTGGCTTCTAAATTTAATTCGGTGAGCTTCTTTATCGGTTTGGTGATTTTCTCTACTTGATACATTCTCATTCTGCTGGCAGAGTCGTGCATAAAATCAGTAACACCGTCAATGGATGTTATCATGGCATGGATGTCTTCTCGATCAAAGGGTGTGAGAAAGTTTTTGCTCAGTTCAATGAGTGTTTTGTGTGTTATTTTTTCGATTTCTGCATCCAACTCTACTATCTGTTGATAGTGCATTTCTCTTTCTTCTACCGTTGCATTTGCTGCATCATTGAGATTGGATGTTAGTTTTACAAGCTTGGTGGTTGCTTGTTCAAATAAAGGAAAAAACTTTTTGTCTTTGGGAACTAAAAACTGAAAGATATCATTGAGAGAAAATCCCATAATTCATTTTTAAGAATGGTGCAAAGCTAAACAGATTTAACCAATAAAATGAAGGAAAGTTTTTTAGAAAATTACTTGATTTCCATCCATTATTAATAACCGGATACTATGGCTATTGACTAACTTTGCAGGTGCTATGGATGATATTGTTCACAACCTTAAAGTGGTTCATCAACGTATTGAAAACGCTTGTAAAAAATTCGGAAGAAATCCTGCTGATGTCAGATTGTTGCTGGCAACAAAGACTGTTGATCCTGAAAGAATTAAAATTGCTGTTGATGCCGGTGAGAAACTCATTGGCGAAAATAAAGTGCAGGAACTGAAAGATAAAGATGAGGTATTATCAAAACTCAATATTGAAAGACATTTTATAGGTAATCTGCAAACCAATAAAATCAAAGAAGTAATTAAATATGCAGATTGTATTCAATCTTTGGATAGGATAGATGTTGCTGAACAACTTGACAGACGCTTACAGAATTTGGCTAAGAGCATAGATATATTTGTTCAGATAAATACCTCGAATGAAGAAAGTAAATTTGGCATCCCGCCTGAAAGGGCAATTTCATTTATTAAGGAATTAAAGCCTTTTGAAACGCTCAAAGTAAGGGGGTTGATGACAATAGGTCTTTTGGATTCTGATTTTGAAGTTATGCGTCCTTGCTTGAAACTACTCAAAAAAACGCGAGATAATGTTCTGAATCAAGGGATTGAGGGGATTGACTCTCTTATGCTTTCGATGGGAATGTCTCACGATATTGAAATAGCGATTGAAGAGGGTACAAATATGGTGCGTGTCGGCTCCGCCATCTTTGGCAATAGAATTCCCGGAAACCAAGTTTGGCATTAATTAGCTATTGTTTCTTTTAGTGAGGAATAGGATTGGTCTCTAGCACTATCTCTTGCTTTATCCATTTTTTCTTGTCTTTTTTCCAGAAGTATTTTTCTCCCTTTGAATCCTCTATAGTCTTTGCCGGAAGCCGTTTTTCTACTTTTGTTAATGGCTCATTGTCTTGGTCAAAAGTGTAGTACGTTTCATACCAATACATGCTTGCACCTGGATTGGTGCTTGTTATTGCTGTTTTTACCGTATTGTCTTCTCTTAATCCCAAACTTGTTGAAATTCTATAACTTAGGTTGATGTTTTCAAATGTGTATATGATTTGCCCTTGCATACCATATATTCTGATAAGTTGCCGGTTTTCTCTTCTGACTCCAAAAGTTACTGATATTCTTCCATCTTTCAGTTTTATTGTGTTTGTGTCGGTTTGGGTATTTATCGTTGGTTTTGACAACTTAACCGGTTTTTTTTCTTCTTTCTTTTTAGGCTTCTTTTCAGGTTTGGGTTGCTTTTTATTTATACTATCCTGCTTGACAGTGCCTTTAATACTATCTTGCACCTGTGCTTTATTATTTTTCTGCATTTCTTCTATAACCCTCTTCAATGAATCAATTTTTTCTTTTGAACTTTCTTCCACAGTATTTGTGTAATAATGATTCTCCTGAAAACAAGAGAGTAGAAATAGAGATAACAATAGAAACAGTACCTTTTTCATTTGATTTTGATTTGCAAATATTAATTCTTTTGTTGTTTTAAAGGTAAATTTGTTGCACAACTAAGCGCTCCCATGTTTACCCACATATCTTGTTAATATTTGGGTATAAGTTTGGATAAGTGACTTTTTTCACGTTTTCAAAAAATCCTTTGTTAATCTCTGTGGATGAAACTCACATATACCTACACCCTACCCACATTATTTGTTGGCAAAAGAATACCACATTTATCTTTATTCACAGGTTGATGAGATTGTGAATAGTGTTATTATTCAAGGAGTTTTACCCTGTTCTAGCGTTAATGATTTGTTGATTTTCATATAATCAAATGATGATGAAACAATTTTTACCACTATTCACATCGGTAACTAACAAATAATAAATTTAAATTTCTTTATTATTATTTTCTTTTGTTGGAATCGTAATTGACCACTCTTGATGAATAAGTCCGCAAAAAACAAAAGCTTGGTTATTTTTGCACTCTCTTACACACCAAAAAAATGATTGAGAAAATTAAAGAGGTTTTACAACAGGTTGATGAGTTTGTTATTGACTCTGCTAAATCAAACGAAGATTTCAGAATAAAATTTTTAGTAAAAAAAGGTTTGGTAAACGAGTTGGTTGAAGACTTCCGAAATATTGACAACAATCAAAAAAAAGAAGTTGGAAAAACGCTTAATCAATTAAAAGAAAAAGCGAGAATAAAGTGGGAAGAAGCAAAAGAAAAATATGAAGGAGCTGCGGTTAAACAAGATAAAAAAATAGATTTATCGTTACCTGTAAACAGTATGAATTTTGGTGGAAAACACCCAATTTCAGTAGTGATGCAGGAAATAAGCGAAATTTTTAAAAGAATAGGTTTTTCAACAGAAGAAGGTCCAGATATTGAAGACGATTATCACAATTTCTCAGCCTTGAATTTTGCAGAAAACCATCCGGCAAGAGATATGCAAGACACATTTTTTGTGGATGATAATTTTGCTATCAGAACACATACATCCTCTGTTCAAATCAGGGTAATGGAAAAACAAAAACCTCCCATAAGGGTAATTTGTCCCGGAAGAGTTTACAGAAATGAAGATGTATCAGCACGTTCCAACTGTTTTTTTCATCAGATTGAAGGTTTGTATGTGGACAAGAATGTAAGTTTTGCTGACCTTAAACAAACTTTATACTTTTTTGTAAGAGAATTTTTTGGAAAAGACCTTCCCGTAAGGTTTAGAGCATCCTATTTTCCATTCACAGAACCAAGCGCAGAAATGGATGTTTTTTTAGGAACTGAAACCGAAGAAGATTACCGTTTGACAAAAGGAACCGGTTGGCTTGAAATACTTGGTTGTGGAATGGTAGATGTAAGTGTTTTGAAGAATGTAAATATAGACACAGAACAATATTCAGGTTTTGCATTTGGATTAGGTGTTGATAGAATAGCGATGCTCAAATATGGTATTAAAGATATCCGAACTATGTTTTATAATGATATCCGATTCTTGTCACAATTCTCTCACTTTTAAAATAACATAAACCAAAGCGCTAACATGTTGCCATCGGAAAAAAGAATAGGGATAATAGGAGGAGGACAATTGGGAAAAATGTTGGCAGAAGCCGGTTCTCCGTGGTTAGTTAAGTACAATTTTTTAGATGCTGCAAATTCACCATGCTCGTTAATGGGAGGAAACTTTATTGAAGGAAAAATTACATCCGAAGAAGATATAAGAAGACTGTCAGAAGCCTCAGATATTTTGACATTTGAAATCGAACATATCAATACAGAAGCCATTGCCGGTTTGGAAAAAGAAGGAAAACAAATTATTCCAAAACCATCTGTGCTTCAAATCATTAATGATAAAGGGATTCAAAACGAATATTTGGAAAAGAAAGGAATTGCTATTCCTAAATTTTATAATCTCACAGAAGAAAAAGACTGGGTAGAAAAATTAGAAATATTTTCAGGAGAAAAGATAGTAGTAAAATCCCGCAAAGGAGGTTATGATGGCAAAGGAGTAAGCATCATGACAAAAGAAAAAATAAGAAAAGGAGCCAGACCCTTTGCCACCACCCAAAATACACTCTTTGAGCAATTCATAGAAAATGTTATAGAAATTTCGGTCATAGTTGCCATCGATCAAAAAGGGAATTCTTGCACATTTCCATTAGTGGCTATGGAGTTTGACCCGATAAGTAATCTGGTTATGTTTCTTCACACGGAAGTTGATTTGCCCGCAGCTGTTCAAGCAGAATGTAAAGATATTTCGCAAAAAGCTGCACTATCATTCCATTCGCCCGGATTGTTTGCTGTAGAATTATTTGTAAAAGGCAGTCAGGTTTTGGTAAACGAAATTGCTCCACGACCACATAACTCAGGTCATCACACCATTGAAGCTTGTTATACATCTCAGTTTGAACAATTGAACCGAATACTACTTGGTTTACCTCTTGGAAACACAGAAAAAATTTGTGCTGCAGCCATGTTAAATCTTGTGGGACCGGAAGATTTTTCGGGAAAATATACGCTTAGTCAAACTGATGAAGCACTCGCAGAACCAGGAATTTATGTGCACTTATATGGCAAAACCGAGAGCAGACCTCACCGAAAATTAGGACATATAACAGTGTTAGCAAAAGACAAACAAGCTCTTTTTGAGAAGGTAAAATTGGCACAAAAAATTAAAGCCATAGCCAAGTGAAATTTGCATAGGTAAATTATGTAATTTTGCACCCTTGCAATAAAAGCAAGCAAAATAGGTTTTATTCAAACATAAATTTTAATCACAGCCGGTACGAATGAGACAACTCAAAATAAGTAAACAGTTTACGAATAGGGAAAATAAATCCCTCGACAAATACCTCAACGAAATCAGTAAAGTTCCAATGATTGATGCGCAAGAAGAGGTGGAACTTGCAAGAAGAATTAGAGAAGGCGACCAAAAAGCATTAGAAAAATTGGTAAACGCTAACCTCAGATTCGTAGTTTCCGTTTCCAAACAATATCAAAACCAAGGATTAACATTGGGCGACCTTATCAACGAAGGAAACTTTGGATTGATAAAAGCAGCCAGAAGATTTGATGAAACCCGTGGTTTTAAATTCATTTCGTATGCAGTATGGTGGATTCGCCAATCCATTCTTCAGGCATTAGCAGACCAGTCAAGAATTGTTAGATTACCGCTAAATAAAGTTAGTTCAATAGGTAAAATTGCTGCAGCAGCAGCCAAATTAGAACAAGAACTAGAAAGACCGCCAACATCAGAAGAGATTGCAAAAGAATTGGATATTTCTGTTGTAGAAGTTGAAAATGCTTTCAAATCCTCAGGACGTCATTTATCCATTGATGCTCCTTTGACCGAAGGAGAAGATAATACCCTATTGGGAATATTGGACAACAATGACGAACCCGATCCCGATTCACCTTTGCTAAATGAATCTTTGCAAAAAGAAATTAACCGTGTTATTAGCACGCTTTCCGACAAAGAAAGAGATGTGTTGAGATATTATTACGGACTTGACGGAGGTCCTGTTCATACCTTAGAAGATATCAGCGAAAAGGTAGGACTTACCAGAGAGCGTGTAAGACAAATCAAAGAGAAAGCGCTCAGAAGGCTCCGAAAATCATCAAAAAGTAAAATACTTAAAACCTATTTGGGATAAACAAAATAAAGAAGGGAGCAAAAAAACGCTCCCTTTTTTATTTACAAATAACATAATCGCAGTACATCGCCTGTCTTTGTTGTAACCCGTATTTACAAGAAATTGGTAGGCTCCTATTAAAAACATGTCCATAATACAAATCAACTTGAGATTATGATGGGTTAAGTGGCTTTAATAATAATGTCAAACAAGCTCCCAAAACAAAAGGGAAGGTCAAAGCAATAATGTTGAATTTCATCATAAGAACCGTAAAAATTACGGAGAACACAACGGATAGCATTGCGCTAAAAAAATTTTTATAATCCTTTCCGGCAAAAACTATTGCGCACAGTACAGCATTGTAACTTATCAATCCGTTAGCTATTGTTTCTGTTGGTACAAAAGGATAAGCAAGAATTCCTGCTAAAAGCGCCCCCGTCAAACCATATATGCCGGCAATTGGAGAATGAATGAATACCCCAAGTATAAATAAGCCCCCGGACCAAATACCGACTTGAAAAATGACTTGTCCAAATCCTTTAACAGCAAATAAATAATTGTCTATTTGAGAGGAGGTGAACAATGTTTTATCATTTAAAATGCTTGGATAAACATAGATTGCCAAATAGATAAAAAACCAAGTAACCAATACAAAGGGTAAAGTAAACACGGGTATTTTGCGTTTGAAAAAGAAGTGCTGAATCACAACTGCCATTACTGAACCTAACATAATAATAATCCAACTAAGCAAAACAGGTTTAAAAAACAGCATGACAGCTACACCCACCAAAGCAGGACTGAATCCATATAAGCCTTTTTCTATATTATCTTTTTCGTATTTGAATAGATGAGCGGTAACAGTAGCAGTTGATGTTGCCAAAATTGCGCCTAATCCCATATATGTAGAGCCAAAGAATATACCAAGCAAAAAAAGCATACCGGTATAAATGTTTTCTTGCAGCATAATCTGACTGATGCTGTTAAAACCACTTTTTATGAATTTTGAAATAGAAATTTCCATTTTGGAAGTTTATTAACGATTGATACCCTATTTATTAATAATCGTCCACGGTATATCAGATTCAAAATCATATTTATTGCACATTGCCTTGACCTTTTAGCGTGCGGTATCGGTTGCGTTTTGCTTTTATTTTGCCCGATGTCATGGTTGAATTGCGGTTGCTGATATTAGCAATACGTTTTTTATATTGTTTCGTAAGTGTCGTACAAATTCTTGAAGTTTGCCGCCTTCACTCTGAAACCACTTCCGTGGTCGTGGGTTTTGCCATAGTTTTTGCCGGAATTGTACACACCAATTCTGATGTCAAACATTATTCCTCCCTTTTCAATTTCTTTCAAAAATTTGTCAAAGTCAAAATCCTTATAAATTTCGCCTGCGGTAAAATGATATTGATTTTTCTTTTTTACTGTTTTTGTATCTGCAAAAACCAAAAATAAATCTTTCATTTTTGAAGATGCCTTTTTCAAAGTTTCAAAATCCCACGAAACTGTTGAAAGATTTCTGTCTTTTAAGTCGCTGATTACAAGATCTAATTTTTTGTTTCGTCTATCAACTTTTAGTTTCATTTTGTACTTTGAATATATTGTTGATGCACGATGTCCAAAAACTGATGCATACAATTTTTTCTTGTTGGAATGGTTTTCATCGCGAATTTCCGCAAAATTTTCACGTAGATAAGAATTAGCTTGTTTAGGGTTGTCAGGTGATTTGGTAAATAATGAAACGAAAGAACTGTTAAAAAGTCTTTTGCTTTTTACTTCAAACCCTTTAAAATCAGCTTCTTTTTTATTATTTTCGGTAACGCCCAATAAATCTTCAAACGTATTTCCAATCCCACCATCCGTATTATTTGGTCTTGTACATTCTACAAAACCCAATTTTTTAATTCGGTTAAATTCTTTCTTCAACGTAACTAAATTCTTCATAAACTTTCTTTTGGTAATAAATCTTTTGGGCTGATTCCTAATGCCTTTGAAATTTTGTTAATGTGGTTAAGGTTGTATTTTGAATTGTATTTTAAACTCTCTATTTTACCTATAAAACCAAACGACACACCAATCCTGTCAGATAATTCGGCTTGTGAAACTTTTTTTTCTGTTCTAGATTCCCTTACTTTGTTGATGACAAATAATTCTATTTCTGTTAGCATATTTTCTATTAGGAAACTTACGAACTTCTATTATATGGTGTATTTTTGCAACTTACTATGAGTAAGTGTTTTTTTAAATGGAAGTAAATAAAGTCTATAACGAAAGTTGTTTGGATACGCTCAAGCGCATTCCTGACAATTCCATTGATTTGGTTATAACATCGCCACCTTACAATATGAATTTGCGAATCCGTAATGGTGAGTATTGTTC
This genomic interval from Bacteroidota bacterium contains the following:
- a CDS encoding inorganic phosphate transporter; translated protein: MELTLLTIVIVVALVFDYLNGFHDAANSIATIVATRVLTPLQAVLWAAFFNFMAYFISLYWIGGFKIGNTIAKTVHPDFINLEVILAGLLAAISWSLITWKFGIPSSSSHTLIGGFMGAALMHAYMSGGDMGDVVNYAKVIPIVLFIFLAPNIGLVIAYFITVAIMWICRNTVFYKAEKWFRGLQLVSSALFSLGHGANDAQKVMGIIGAAVIYYHVQGGHTEWVNAPDQFGHFVEEWGWVPLVSFVVIGLGTMSGGWKIIKTMGSKITRVNSLEGVGAETAGAITLYVAEHFGIPVSTTHVITGGIIGVGVTKRVSAVRWGITIKLLWAWILTIPVSAIIAGIFYMMLNAFL
- a CDS encoding DUF47 family protein, whose amino-acid sequence is MGFSLNDIFQFLVPKDKKFFPLFEQATTKLVKLTSNLNDAANATVEEREMHYQQIVELDAEIEKITHKTLIELSKNFLTPFDREDIHAMITSIDGVTDFMHDSASRMRMYQVEKITKPIKKLTELNLEATKLIAECVIDLRDHRFDRVAVNCKKINKLETKADEIFDKAIEKLFENETDAKKIIQYKEVLSALESATDKCKSVSHVLEAISVKYS
- a CDS encoding YggS family pyridoxal phosphate-dependent enzyme produces the protein MDDIVHNLKVVHQRIENACKKFGRNPADVRLLLATKTVDPERIKIAVDAGEKLIGENKVQELKDKDEVLSKLNIERHFIGNLQTNKIKEVIKYADCIQSLDRIDVAEQLDRRLQNLAKSIDIFVQINTSNEESKFGIPPERAISFIKELKPFETLKVRGLMTIGLLDSDFEVMRPCLKLLKKTRDNVLNQGIEGIDSLMLSMGMSHDIEIAIEEGTNMVRVGSAIFGNRIPGNQVWH
- the pheS gene encoding phenylalanine--tRNA ligase subunit alpha gives rise to the protein MIEKIKEVLQQVDEFVIDSAKSNEDFRIKFLVKKGLVNELVEDFRNIDNNQKKEVGKTLNQLKEKARIKWEEAKEKYEGAAVKQDKKIDLSLPVNSMNFGGKHPISVVMQEISEIFKRIGFSTEEGPDIEDDYHNFSALNFAENHPARDMQDTFFVDDNFAIRTHTSSVQIRVMEKQKPPIRVICPGRVYRNEDVSARSNCFFHQIEGLYVDKNVSFADLKQTLYFFVREFFGKDLPVRFRASYFPFTEPSAEMDVFLGTETEEDYRLTKGTGWLEILGCGMVDVSVLKNVNIDTEQYSGFAFGLGVDRIAMLKYGIKDIRTMFYNDIRFLSQFSHF
- a CDS encoding 5-(carboxyamino)imidazole ribonucleotide synthase, whose translation is MLPSEKRIGIIGGGQLGKMLAEAGSPWLVKYNFLDAANSPCSLMGGNFIEGKITSEEDIRRLSEASDILTFEIEHINTEAIAGLEKEGKQIIPKPSVLQIINDKGIQNEYLEKKGIAIPKFYNLTEEKDWVEKLEIFSGEKIVVKSRKGGYDGKGVSIMTKEKIRKGARPFATTQNTLFEQFIENVIEISVIVAIDQKGNSCTFPLVAMEFDPISNLVMFLHTEVDLPAAVQAECKDISQKAALSFHSPGLFAVELFVKGSQVLVNEIAPRPHNSGHHTIEACYTSQFEQLNRILLGLPLGNTEKICAAAMLNLVGPEDFSGKYTLSQTDEALAEPGIYVHLYGKTESRPHRKLGHITVLAKDKQALFEKVKLAQKIKAIAK
- a CDS encoding RNA polymerase sigma factor RpoD/SigA, whose amino-acid sequence is MRQLKISKQFTNRENKSLDKYLNEISKVPMIDAQEEVELARRIREGDQKALEKLVNANLRFVVSVSKQYQNQGLTLGDLINEGNFGLIKAARRFDETRGFKFISYAVWWIRQSILQALADQSRIVRLPLNKVSSIGKIAAAAAKLEQELERPPTSEEIAKELDISVVEVENAFKSSGRHLSIDAPLTEGEDNTLLGILDNNDEPDPDSPLLNESLQKEINRVISTLSDKERDVLRYYYGLDGGPVHTLEDISEKVGLTRERVRQIKEKALRRLRKSSKSKILKTYLG
- a CDS encoding urea transporter, whose translation is MEISISKFIKSGFNSISQIMLQENIYTGMLFLLGIFFGSTYMGLGAILATSTATVTAHLFKYEKDNIEKGLYGFSPALVGVAVMLFFKPVLLSWIIIMLGSVMAVVIQHFFFKRKIPVFTLPFVLVTWFFIYLAIYVYPSILNDKTLFTSSQIDNYLFAVKGFGQVIFQVGIWSGGLFILGVFIHSPIAGIYGLTGALLAGILAYPFVPTETIANGLISYNAVLCAIVFAGKDYKNFFSAMLSVVFSVIFTVLMMKFNIIALTFPFVLGACLTLLLKPLNPS
- a CDS encoding MvaI/BcnI family restriction endonuclease, with the translated sequence MKNLVTLKKEFNRIKKLGFVECTRPNNTDGGIGNTFEDLLGVTENNKKEADFKGFEVKSKRLFNSSFVSLFTKSPDNPKQANSYLRENFAEIRDENHSNKKKLYASVFGHRASTIYSKYKMKLKVDRRNKKLDLVISDLKDRNLSTVSWDFETLKKASSKMKDLFLVFADTKTVKKKNQYHFTAGEIYKDFDFDKFLKEIEKGGIMFDIRIGVYNSGKNYGKTHDHGSGFRVKAANFKNLYDTYETI
- a CDS encoding helix-turn-helix domain-containing protein → MLTEIELFVINKVRESRTEKKVSQAELSDRIGVSFGFIGKIESLKYNSKYNLNHINKISKALGISPKDLLPKESL